One Elaeis guineensis isolate ETL-2024a chromosome 10, EG11, whole genome shotgun sequence genomic window carries:
- the LOC105052250 gene encoding laccase-3 has protein sequence MEAHSNTVMPFWFLCFLLSFFLLSSQIKAEVHYHDFVVQATPVKRLCKTHNIITVNGQYPGPTLEVKNGDTLVINVVNRARYNVTIHWHGIRQMRTAWADGPEMVTQCPIRPGRSYTYRFTIEGQEGTLWWHAHSSWLRATVHGALIIHPKEKTSYPFTKPKREIPIILGEWWDANPIDVVRQATRTGAAPNTSDAFTINGQPGDLYKCSGKGTTVIPVAAGETNLLRIINAALNTELFFTIAGHKMTVVGADASYTKPFTTSVLMLGPGQTTDVLVTMDQPVSRYYMAARAYASAQGVPFDNTTTTAILDYDCGFSAGKSGQGIVQPKFPKLPAYNDTATATAFSTGLRSPRKVDIPGPVDENLFFTVGLGLFKCPRGKRCGGPNGTRFGASMNNISFVLPANFSILQAHHLGVPGVFTTDFPAQPPVQFDYTAANVSRSLWQPVAATKVYKLKYGSVVQLVLQGTNIFAAENHPIHIHGHDFYILAEGFGNFNAAKDAARFNLVDPPMRNTVGVPVNGWAVIRFVADNPGVWLMHCHLDVHITWGLAMAFLVENGVGMLQSLEPPPADLPIC, from the exons ATGGAGGCTCACTCGAACACTGTCATGCCGTTCTGGTTCCTCTGCTTCCTTCTTagtttctttcttctctcctctcaAATCAAAGCTGAAGTTCATTACCACGACTTTGTT GTCCAAGCAACGCCAGTGAAGAGGCTGTGCAAGACCCACAACATCATTACGGTGAATGGGCAATACCCAGGGCCAACTCTGGAAGTTAAAAATGGTGACACCCTCGTGATTAATGTCGTGAACCGGGCCAGATACAATGTCACAATTCACTG gcatGGAATTCGACAAATGAGAACGGCATGGGCCGATGGACCGGAGATGGTGACGCAGTGTCCGATCAGGCCGGGTAGGAGCTATACGTACCGGTTTACGATCGAGGGCCAAGAGGGGACGTTGTGGTGGCATGCACACAGCTCCTGGCTCAGGGCCACTGTGCATGGAGCTCTCATCATCCACCCGAAGGAGAAAACCTCCTATCCATTCACCAAGCCCAAAAGAGAGATCCCCATCATTCTTG GAGAGTGGTGGGATGCAAATCCAATTGATGTTGTGAGACAGGCGACACGGACAGGAGCAGCTCCGAACACCTCTGACGCTTTCACCATCAATGGCCAACCCGGCGATCTCTACAAGTGTTCCGGCAAAG GCACAACAGTCATTCCGGTGGCAGCCGGTGAGACCAACCTCCTCCGGATCATCAATGCAGCCCTAAACACTGAGCTCTTCTTCACCATTGCTGGCCACAAGATGACCGTTGTCGGAGCCGACGCCTCCTACACCAAGCCTTTCACCACCTCGGTGCTCATGCTGGGCCCAGGCCAGACCACCGATGTCCTCGTGACGATGGACCAGCCAGTGTCCCGGTACTACATGGCTGCCCGGGCCTATGCCAGTGCCCAGGGCGTCCCTTTTGACAACACCACCACCACCGCCATCCTGGATTACGACTGCGGCTTCTCTGCGGGAAAGTCCGGGCAAGGCATTGTTCAACCGAAATTCCCCAAGCTCCCAGCCTACAATGACACCGCCACCGCCACAGCCTTTTCTACCGGCCTGAGAAGCCCGAGGAAAGTTGACATCCCTGGCCCAGTAGATGAGAACCTCTTCTTCACCGTGGGCCTTGGGCTGTTCAAGTGCCCTCGAGGTAAGAGATGCGGCGGCCCGAATGGGACTCGCTTTGGGGCGAGCATGAACAACATCTCCTTTGTCTTGCCTGCCAACTTCTCCATCCTCCAGGCCCACCACCTCGGCGTGCCCGGCGTGTTCACCACCGACTTCCCGGCCCAGCCGCCGGTGCAGTTCGACTACACGGCGGCCAACGTTAGCCGTTCCCTGTGGCAGCCCGTTGCAGCAACCAAGGTGTACAAGTTGAAATATGGTTCTGTGGTGCAGCTGGTACTCCAAGGCACCAACATATTTGCTGCTGAGAACCATCCAATCCACATCCATGGCCATGATTTCTACATCCTCGCCGAGGGGTTTGGGAACTTCAACGCTGCAAAGGATGCTGCCAGGTTCAACCTTGTCGACCCGCCGATGAGAAACACCGTCGGAGTGCCGGTGAACGGCTGGGCTGTCATCCGATTCGTAGCGGACAATCCAGGGGTCTGGCTCATGCATTGCCATTTGGATGTTCATATTACCTGGGGCTTGGCCATGGCTTTCCTGGTGGAGAATGGGGTCGGAATGTTGCAGTCCCTGGAGCCTCCTCCAGCTGACCTTCCCATCTGCTGA